One Longimicrobium sp. DNA window includes the following coding sequences:
- a CDS encoding TetR/AcrR family transcriptional regulator, giving the protein MSDRPLPENREARRRAILESAVRVFAENGFFAARIRDIAAGAGVAEGTIYLYFDGKDDLLLTAFRDKVAEFCASVRDVLSSSLPFQERLSRFVAHQFESIEADPPLATVLLLESRQSSKFYGGAVRDVLRSYAQAIDELLASGQHSGELRPDADVPLARRMLIGALEEIELEWLLGDRTRPLVAMAPRVAATFFRGLATVG; this is encoded by the coding sequence ATGAGCGACCGCCCACTTCCCGAGAACCGCGAAGCACGCCGACGCGCGATCCTGGAGTCGGCGGTGCGCGTGTTCGCGGAGAATGGTTTCTTTGCCGCGCGCATTCGCGACATCGCGGCGGGGGCGGGGGTGGCGGAGGGGACGATCTACCTCTACTTCGACGGCAAGGACGACCTCCTCCTCACCGCGTTCCGCGACAAGGTGGCGGAGTTCTGCGCGTCGGTGCGGGACGTGCTCTCGTCTTCGCTGCCCTTCCAGGAGAGGCTCTCCAGGTTCGTGGCGCACCAGTTCGAGAGCATCGAGGCCGATCCGCCGCTGGCCACCGTGCTCCTGCTGGAGAGCCGGCAGTCGAGCAAGTTCTACGGCGGGGCGGTGCGCGACGTGCTGCGCTCGTACGCGCAGGCCATCGACGAGCTGCTGGCGAGCGGTCAGCACTCCGGCGAGCTGCGGCCCGACGCGGACGTGCCCCTCGCCCGGCGCATGCTGATCGGCGCGCTGGAGGAGATCGAGCTGGAGTGGCTGCTGGGCGACCGCACCCGCCCGTTGGTGGCGATGGCGCCGCGCGTGGCCGCCACCTTCTTCCGCGGCCTAGCCACCGTCGGCTGA